A genomic stretch from Pomacea canaliculata isolate SZHN2017 linkage group LG2, ASM307304v1, whole genome shotgun sequence includes:
- the LOC112557037 gene encoding arylsulfatase B-like isoform X4, giving the protein MTIRIMHSPSLLLLIIMHIISGAVTSASLRPHIILIVADDLGYNDVSFHGSDQIPTPNIDRLAYTGVLLNNYYVSPICTPTRSALMTGRHPIHTGMQTGVIFGDQPYGLPLTEKLMPQFLNQLGYSSHIVGKWHLGMFAKEYTPLYRGFASHFGYYQGREDYYDHTYEANLDQWGLDFRRDMQVLYNYTGLYSTDLFTQEAVSIINRHNKSEPLFLYLPYQSVHSGNADSPNPLQAPQAYINRFPYIENMQRRIYAAMVSALDDAVGEVYNTLEANNMLNNSIIIFTTDNGGPANGFDNNAANNFPLRGVKTTLWEGGVRGVGLIHSPLLQTSGYVAQQLLHVCDWLPTLYEAAGGNVSHMANLDGISAWKMLNTNGAAVRSEILHNIDPVGKFAGIRVGDYKLVTGDIGHGYNDWYPPWQVKGDEHDLHVKIFQSDMHAGSIAPTERSLKSLSYSNLEAMNTMSVVRMQQKPDEQQRVMGYNPVQVECGPRPVNTSSNCQPSVSPCLFHIPSDPCEYNNLASTEPSIVAQLYQRLLEYSYGMVPPANQPADPQGNPRLHNGTWVPWVII; this is encoded by the exons ATGACCATCAGGATAATGCATAGTCCATCTCTTTTACTGCTGATTATAATGCATATCATTTCTGGAGCTGTGACAAGTGCATCATTAAGACCTCACATTATCCTCATTGTTGCTGATGATCTG GGCTACAATGATGTCAGCTTCCATGGCTCAGATCAGATCCCTACACCAAATATTGACAGACTAGCATACACGGGTGTTCTGCTAAATAACTACTATGTATCCCCCATCTGCACTCCAACTCGCAGCGCCCTCATGACTGGCCGACACCCTATTCATACAG GCATGCAAACAGGTGTGATATTTGGAGACCAGCCATATGGTCTGCCCCTCACAGAGAAGTTGATGCCACAGTTCTTAAACCAACTGGGCTACAGTTCACACATTGTAGGCAAG tgGCACCTGGGTATGTTTGCAAAGGAGTACACTCCACTTTACAGAGGGTTTGCGTCTCACTTTGGTTACTACCAAGGCAGAGAAGATTATTATGATCACACATATGAAGCTAATCTG GATCAGTGGGGCCTAGACTTCCGTCGCGACATGCAAGTTCTGTATAACTACACAGGCCTATACTCAACAGATCTTTTCACACAGGAGGCAGTCAGCATCATCAACAGACACAATAAATCTGAG CCCCTTTTCTTATATCTGCCTTACCAATCAGTTCACAGTGGAAATGCTGACAGCCCTAATCCTCTGCAGGCACCACAAGCGTATATCAATCGCTTTCCATATATTGAAAACATGCAGCGCAGAATTTATGCAG CCATGGTGTCAGCACTTGATGACGCAGTCGGAGAAGTGTATAACACTTTGGAGGCCAACAATATGCTGAATAACTCGATCATTATCTTCACTACTGACAATGGGGGACCTGCTAATGGCTTTGACAACAATGCTGCCAACAACTTTCCCCTCAG GGGTGTGAAGACTACCTTGTGGGAAGGCGGTGTTCGGGGTGTGGGATTAATTCACAGCCCCCTTTTGCAAACATCAGGGTATGTTGCTCAGCAGTTGCTGCATGTGTGTGACTGGTTGCCTACATTGTATGAGGCTGCTGGAGGAAATGTCTCCCATATGGCAAATTTGGATGGAATCAGCGCATGGAAGATGTTAAATACAAATGGAGCTGCTGTGCGGTCAGAAATCCTTCACAACATTGATCCAGTAGGAAAATTTGCAGGCATTAGAGTAGGAGATTACAAGCTGGTAACCGGTGACATTGGACATGGTTATAATGACTGGTATCCACCATGGCAAGTAAAAGGTGATGAACATGACCTTCATGTCAAGATATTCCAATCTGATATGCATGCAGGTTCTATAGCTCCAACTGAAAGATCTCTGAAGAGTCTCTCGTACAGTAACCTTGAAGCCATGAATACGATGTCTGTAGTCAGAATGCAGCAGAAACCAGATGAACAGCAGCGAGTCATGGGGTATAATCCTGTGCAAGTGGAATGTGGGCCCAGACCAGTTAACACCAGTTCCAACTGTCAGCCTTCTGTCTCACCTTGTTTGTTTCACATTCCATCTGACCCATGTGAATACAACAACCTTGCCAGCACAGAACCATCTATTGTGGCTCAGCTTTATCAGCGTTTGTTGGAATATTCTTATGGCATGGTGCCCCCAGCTAACCAGCCTGCTGACCCCCAGGGCAATCCCCGGCTCCACAATGGTACCTGGGTTCCCTGGGTCATAATTTGA
- the LOC112557037 gene encoding arylsulfatase B-like isoform X1 produces MKGSEMTIRIMHSPSLLLLIIMHIISGAVTSASLRPHIILIVADDLGYNDVSFHGSDQIPTPNIDRLAYTGVLLNNYYVSPICTPTRSALMTGRHPIHTGMQTGVIFGDQPYGLPLTEKLMPQFLNQLGYSSHIVGKWHLGMFAKEYTPLYRGFASHFGYYQGREDYYDHTYEANLDQWGLDFRRDMQVLYNYTGLYSTDLFTQEAVSIINRHNKSEPLFLYLPYQSVHSGNADSPNPLQAPQAYINRFPYIENMQRRIYAAMVSALDDAVGEVYNTLEANNMLNNSIIIFTTDNGGPANGFDNNAANNFPLRGVKTTLWEGGVRGVGLIHSPLLQTSGYVAQQLLHVCDWLPTLYEAAGGNVSHMANLDGISAWKMLNTNGAAVRSEILHNIDPVGKFAGIRVGDYKLVTGDIGHGYNDWYPPWQVKGDEHDLHVKIFQSDMHAGSIAPTERSLKSLSYSNLEAMNTMSVVRMQQKPDEQQRVMGYNPVQVECGPRPVNTSSNCQPSVSPCLFHIPSDPCEYNNLASTEPSIVAQLYQRLLEYSYGMVPPANQPADPQGNPRLHNGTWVPWVII; encoded by the exons ATGAAGGG ATCAGAAATGACCATCAGGATAATGCATAGTCCATCTCTTTTACTGCTGATTATAATGCATATCATTTCTGGAGCTGTGACAAGTGCATCATTAAGACCTCACATTATCCTCATTGTTGCTGATGATCTG GGCTACAATGATGTCAGCTTCCATGGCTCAGATCAGATCCCTACACCAAATATTGACAGACTAGCATACACGGGTGTTCTGCTAAATAACTACTATGTATCCCCCATCTGCACTCCAACTCGCAGCGCCCTCATGACTGGCCGACACCCTATTCATACAG GCATGCAAACAGGTGTGATATTTGGAGACCAGCCATATGGTCTGCCCCTCACAGAGAAGTTGATGCCACAGTTCTTAAACCAACTGGGCTACAGTTCACACATTGTAGGCAAG tgGCACCTGGGTATGTTTGCAAAGGAGTACACTCCACTTTACAGAGGGTTTGCGTCTCACTTTGGTTACTACCAAGGCAGAGAAGATTATTATGATCACACATATGAAGCTAATCTG GATCAGTGGGGCCTAGACTTCCGTCGCGACATGCAAGTTCTGTATAACTACACAGGCCTATACTCAACAGATCTTTTCACACAGGAGGCAGTCAGCATCATCAACAGACACAATAAATCTGAG CCCCTTTTCTTATATCTGCCTTACCAATCAGTTCACAGTGGAAATGCTGACAGCCCTAATCCTCTGCAGGCACCACAAGCGTATATCAATCGCTTTCCATATATTGAAAACATGCAGCGCAGAATTTATGCAG CCATGGTGTCAGCACTTGATGACGCAGTCGGAGAAGTGTATAACACTTTGGAGGCCAACAATATGCTGAATAACTCGATCATTATCTTCACTACTGACAATGGGGGACCTGCTAATGGCTTTGACAACAATGCTGCCAACAACTTTCCCCTCAG GGGTGTGAAGACTACCTTGTGGGAAGGCGGTGTTCGGGGTGTGGGATTAATTCACAGCCCCCTTTTGCAAACATCAGGGTATGTTGCTCAGCAGTTGCTGCATGTGTGTGACTGGTTGCCTACATTGTATGAGGCTGCTGGAGGAAATGTCTCCCATATGGCAAATTTGGATGGAATCAGCGCATGGAAGATGTTAAATACAAATGGAGCTGCTGTGCGGTCAGAAATCCTTCACAACATTGATCCAGTAGGAAAATTTGCAGGCATTAGAGTAGGAGATTACAAGCTGGTAACCGGTGACATTGGACATGGTTATAATGACTGGTATCCACCATGGCAAGTAAAAGGTGATGAACATGACCTTCATGTCAAGATATTCCAATCTGATATGCATGCAGGTTCTATAGCTCCAACTGAAAGATCTCTGAAGAGTCTCTCGTACAGTAACCTTGAAGCCATGAATACGATGTCTGTAGTCAGAATGCAGCAGAAACCAGATGAACAGCAGCGAGTCATGGGGTATAATCCTGTGCAAGTGGAATGTGGGCCCAGACCAGTTAACACCAGTTCCAACTGTCAGCCTTCTGTCTCACCTTGTTTGTTTCACATTCCATCTGACCCATGTGAATACAACAACCTTGCCAGCACAGAACCATCTATTGTGGCTCAGCTTTATCAGCGTTTGTTGGAATATTCTTATGGCATGGTGCCCCCAGCTAACCAGCCTGCTGACCCCCAGGGCAATCCCCGGCTCCACAATGGTACCTGGGTTCCCTGGGTCATAATTTGA
- the LOC112557037 gene encoding arylsulfatase B-like isoform X2 has protein sequence MRSEMTIRIMHSPSLLLLIIMHIISGAVTSASLRPHIILIVADDLGYNDVSFHGSDQIPTPNIDRLAYTGVLLNNYYVSPICTPTRSALMTGRHPIHTGMQTGVIFGDQPYGLPLTEKLMPQFLNQLGYSSHIVGKWHLGMFAKEYTPLYRGFASHFGYYQGREDYYDHTYEANLDQWGLDFRRDMQVLYNYTGLYSTDLFTQEAVSIINRHNKSEPLFLYLPYQSVHSGNADSPNPLQAPQAYINRFPYIENMQRRIYAAMVSALDDAVGEVYNTLEANNMLNNSIIIFTTDNGGPANGFDNNAANNFPLRGVKTTLWEGGVRGVGLIHSPLLQTSGYVAQQLLHVCDWLPTLYEAAGGNVSHMANLDGISAWKMLNTNGAAVRSEILHNIDPVGKFAGIRVGDYKLVTGDIGHGYNDWYPPWQVKGDEHDLHVKIFQSDMHAGSIAPTERSLKSLSYSNLEAMNTMSVVRMQQKPDEQQRVMGYNPVQVECGPRPVNTSSNCQPSVSPCLFHIPSDPCEYNNLASTEPSIVAQLYQRLLEYSYGMVPPANQPADPQGNPRLHNGTWVPWVII, from the exons ATGCG ATCAGAAATGACCATCAGGATAATGCATAGTCCATCTCTTTTACTGCTGATTATAATGCATATCATTTCTGGAGCTGTGACAAGTGCATCATTAAGACCTCACATTATCCTCATTGTTGCTGATGATCTG GGCTACAATGATGTCAGCTTCCATGGCTCAGATCAGATCCCTACACCAAATATTGACAGACTAGCATACACGGGTGTTCTGCTAAATAACTACTATGTATCCCCCATCTGCACTCCAACTCGCAGCGCCCTCATGACTGGCCGACACCCTATTCATACAG GCATGCAAACAGGTGTGATATTTGGAGACCAGCCATATGGTCTGCCCCTCACAGAGAAGTTGATGCCACAGTTCTTAAACCAACTGGGCTACAGTTCACACATTGTAGGCAAG tgGCACCTGGGTATGTTTGCAAAGGAGTACACTCCACTTTACAGAGGGTTTGCGTCTCACTTTGGTTACTACCAAGGCAGAGAAGATTATTATGATCACACATATGAAGCTAATCTG GATCAGTGGGGCCTAGACTTCCGTCGCGACATGCAAGTTCTGTATAACTACACAGGCCTATACTCAACAGATCTTTTCACACAGGAGGCAGTCAGCATCATCAACAGACACAATAAATCTGAG CCCCTTTTCTTATATCTGCCTTACCAATCAGTTCACAGTGGAAATGCTGACAGCCCTAATCCTCTGCAGGCACCACAAGCGTATATCAATCGCTTTCCATATATTGAAAACATGCAGCGCAGAATTTATGCAG CCATGGTGTCAGCACTTGATGACGCAGTCGGAGAAGTGTATAACACTTTGGAGGCCAACAATATGCTGAATAACTCGATCATTATCTTCACTACTGACAATGGGGGACCTGCTAATGGCTTTGACAACAATGCTGCCAACAACTTTCCCCTCAG GGGTGTGAAGACTACCTTGTGGGAAGGCGGTGTTCGGGGTGTGGGATTAATTCACAGCCCCCTTTTGCAAACATCAGGGTATGTTGCTCAGCAGTTGCTGCATGTGTGTGACTGGTTGCCTACATTGTATGAGGCTGCTGGAGGAAATGTCTCCCATATGGCAAATTTGGATGGAATCAGCGCATGGAAGATGTTAAATACAAATGGAGCTGCTGTGCGGTCAGAAATCCTTCACAACATTGATCCAGTAGGAAAATTTGCAGGCATTAGAGTAGGAGATTACAAGCTGGTAACCGGTGACATTGGACATGGTTATAATGACTGGTATCCACCATGGCAAGTAAAAGGTGATGAACATGACCTTCATGTCAAGATATTCCAATCTGATATGCATGCAGGTTCTATAGCTCCAACTGAAAGATCTCTGAAGAGTCTCTCGTACAGTAACCTTGAAGCCATGAATACGATGTCTGTAGTCAGAATGCAGCAGAAACCAGATGAACAGCAGCGAGTCATGGGGTATAATCCTGTGCAAGTGGAATGTGGGCCCAGACCAGTTAACACCAGTTCCAACTGTCAGCCTTCTGTCTCACCTTGTTTGTTTCACATTCCATCTGACCCATGTGAATACAACAACCTTGCCAGCACAGAACCATCTATTGTGGCTCAGCTTTATCAGCGTTTGTTGGAATATTCTTATGGCATGGTGCCCCCAGCTAACCAGCCTGCTGACCCCCAGGGCAATCCCCGGCTCCACAATGGTACCTGGGTTCCCTGGGTCATAATTTGA
- the LOC112557037 gene encoding arylsulfatase B-like isoform X3, with amino-acid sequence MRSEMTIRIMHSPSLLLLIIMHIISGAVTSASLRPHIILIVADDLGYNDVSFHGSDQIPTPNIDRLAYTGVLLNNYYVSPICTPTRSALMTGRHPIHTGMQTGVIFGDQPYGLPLTEKLMPQFLNQLGYSSHIVGKWHLGMFAKEYTPLYRGFASHFGYYQGREDYYDHTYEANLDQWGLDFRRDMQVLYNYTGLYSTDLFTQEAVSIINRHNKSEPLFLYLPYQSVHSGNADSPNPLQAPQAYINRFPYIENMQRRIYAAMVSALDDAVGEVYNTLEANNMLNNSIIIFTTDNGGPANGFDNNAANNFPLRGVKTTLWEGGVRGVGLIHSPLLQTSGYVAQQLLHVCDWLPTLYEAAGGNVSHMANLDGISAWKMLNTNGAAVRSEILHNIDPVGKFAGIRVGDYKLVTGDIGHGYNDWYPPWQVKGDEHDLHVKIFQSDMHAGSIAPTERSLKSLSYSNLEAMNTMSVVRMQQKPDEQQRVMGYNPVQVECGPRPVNTSSNCQPSVSPCLFHIPSDPCEYNNLASTEPSIVAQLYQRLLEYSYGMVPPANQPADPQGNPRLHNGTWVPWVII; translated from the exons ATGAG ATCAGAAATGACCATCAGGATAATGCATAGTCCATCTCTTTTACTGCTGATTATAATGCATATCATTTCTGGAGCTGTGACAAGTGCATCATTAAGACCTCACATTATCCTCATTGTTGCTGATGATCTG GGCTACAATGATGTCAGCTTCCATGGCTCAGATCAGATCCCTACACCAAATATTGACAGACTAGCATACACGGGTGTTCTGCTAAATAACTACTATGTATCCCCCATCTGCACTCCAACTCGCAGCGCCCTCATGACTGGCCGACACCCTATTCATACAG GCATGCAAACAGGTGTGATATTTGGAGACCAGCCATATGGTCTGCCCCTCACAGAGAAGTTGATGCCACAGTTCTTAAACCAACTGGGCTACAGTTCACACATTGTAGGCAAG tgGCACCTGGGTATGTTTGCAAAGGAGTACACTCCACTTTACAGAGGGTTTGCGTCTCACTTTGGTTACTACCAAGGCAGAGAAGATTATTATGATCACACATATGAAGCTAATCTG GATCAGTGGGGCCTAGACTTCCGTCGCGACATGCAAGTTCTGTATAACTACACAGGCCTATACTCAACAGATCTTTTCACACAGGAGGCAGTCAGCATCATCAACAGACACAATAAATCTGAG CCCCTTTTCTTATATCTGCCTTACCAATCAGTTCACAGTGGAAATGCTGACAGCCCTAATCCTCTGCAGGCACCACAAGCGTATATCAATCGCTTTCCATATATTGAAAACATGCAGCGCAGAATTTATGCAG CCATGGTGTCAGCACTTGATGACGCAGTCGGAGAAGTGTATAACACTTTGGAGGCCAACAATATGCTGAATAACTCGATCATTATCTTCACTACTGACAATGGGGGACCTGCTAATGGCTTTGACAACAATGCTGCCAACAACTTTCCCCTCAG GGGTGTGAAGACTACCTTGTGGGAAGGCGGTGTTCGGGGTGTGGGATTAATTCACAGCCCCCTTTTGCAAACATCAGGGTATGTTGCTCAGCAGTTGCTGCATGTGTGTGACTGGTTGCCTACATTGTATGAGGCTGCTGGAGGAAATGTCTCCCATATGGCAAATTTGGATGGAATCAGCGCATGGAAGATGTTAAATACAAATGGAGCTGCTGTGCGGTCAGAAATCCTTCACAACATTGATCCAGTAGGAAAATTTGCAGGCATTAGAGTAGGAGATTACAAGCTGGTAACCGGTGACATTGGACATGGTTATAATGACTGGTATCCACCATGGCAAGTAAAAGGTGATGAACATGACCTTCATGTCAAGATATTCCAATCTGATATGCATGCAGGTTCTATAGCTCCAACTGAAAGATCTCTGAAGAGTCTCTCGTACAGTAACCTTGAAGCCATGAATACGATGTCTGTAGTCAGAATGCAGCAGAAACCAGATGAACAGCAGCGAGTCATGGGGTATAATCCTGTGCAAGTGGAATGTGGGCCCAGACCAGTTAACACCAGTTCCAACTGTCAGCCTTCTGTCTCACCTTGTTTGTTTCACATTCCATCTGACCCATGTGAATACAACAACCTTGCCAGCACAGAACCATCTATTGTGGCTCAGCTTTATCAGCGTTTGTTGGAATATTCTTATGGCATGGTGCCCCCAGCTAACCAGCCTGCTGACCCCCAGGGCAATCCCCGGCTCCACAATGGTACCTGGGTTCCCTGGGTCATAATTTGA